From a single Raphanus sativus cultivar WK10039 chromosome 3, ASM80110v3, whole genome shotgun sequence genomic region:
- the LOC130510001 gene encoding LOB domain-containing protein 16-like: MRFSLATDNFSCSAYFSSEQGAARFAAIHKVFGASNVSKLLLNVPIHDRCEAVVTIAYEAQARLHDPVYGCVSHIFSLQQQVAYLQAQVMQMKAHIAGHQTSAAEGTHLFEMWQQTSDSLIDSAYSTPYNHHHHTYCGHINPNNPVSPQSSLEESFSNTSSDVATTANVRETHQTGGGVYGKGDLGFQEGYPNKKRSVSYCNSDLGELQALAIRMMKN, encoded by the exons ATGCGTTTTTCCCTTGCAACAGAcaatttttcttgtagtgcttACTTCTCATCGGAGCAAGGAGCAGCAAGATTCGCAGCTATTCACAAGGTGTTTGGAGCCAGCAACGTCTCTAAGCTCTTGCTTAATGTCCCAATCCATGATCGATGTGAAGCTGTTGTCACCATCGCCTACGAAGCTCAAGCTCGTCTTCATGATCCTGTGTATGGCTGTGTCTCTCATATTTTCTCCCTCCAACAACAG GTAGCTTACTTGCAAGCACAAGTCATGCAAATGAAGGCACATATCGCCGGCCACCAGACGTCAGCCGCAGAAGGTACTCACCTATTTGAGATGTGGCAACAAACTAGTGACTCACTGATTGATAGTGCATACTCCACACCATATAACCATCACCATCATACTTACTGCGGTCACATAAACCCTAATAATCCGGTCTCGCCACAGAGCTCGCTAGAAGAATCTTTCAGCAACACAAGCAGTGACGTCGCAACTACAGCTAACGTACGAGAGACTCACCAAACCGGAGGTGGCGTATACGGTAAGGGTGACTTAGGGTTTCAGGAAGGATATCCTAACAAAAAGAGATCCGTGAGTTATTGTAATAGTGATTTAGGTGAGCTTCAGGCTTTGGCTATTagaatgatgaagaattaa